A single window of Sulfurimonas sp. hsl 1-7 DNA harbors:
- a CDS encoding chemotaxis protein, protein MMDDNSLKIGSNEMELVDFRIFKEDNGEIYEGIYGINVSKVREIIKVPSLTELPGTPEFIEGIFDLREVVIPVVNLAKWMGINEPANIHQSSRVIITEFNNVLIGFIVHDAKRIRRISWSNIEPATFISSASGLDGNKITGVTKIEDDNVLLILDLESVVQELGLYEPDTEIQVKSLEHFKGIAMVLDDSSTARKIVTDALEKMGFDVIGAVDGEEGLNKLEELYKNYGDKLEDHLKIIISDVEMPKMDGFHFAAQMKDDQRFNQIPIVFNSSISDHFSEDRGIEAGGEAYLVKFKAGEFYEQVARIVHAHMK, encoded by the coding sequence ATTATGGATGATAACTCCTTAAAAATAGGCTCTAATGAGATGGAGCTTGTTGACTTCCGTATCTTCAAAGAGGACAACGGAGAGATTTATGAAGGTATATACGGGATCAACGTCTCTAAAGTAAGAGAGATTATAAAAGTACCTTCTTTAACAGAACTTCCTGGAACACCGGAATTTATCGAGGGTATCTTCGACCTTCGCGAAGTTGTTATACCTGTTGTAAATCTAGCAAAATGGATGGGTATAAATGAACCGGCAAATATACATCAAAGTTCAAGAGTAATCATTACGGAATTCAATAATGTTCTTATCGGCTTTATAGTTCACGATGCAAAAAGAATAAGAAGAATATCTTGGAGCAATATTGAACCGGCAACTTTTATAAGCTCTGCTAGCGGTTTAGACGGTAATAAGATTACGGGTGTAACAAAGATTGAAGATGATAATGTACTCCTTATCTTAGACCTGGAAAGTGTTGTACAAGAGTTAGGACTTTATGAGCCTGATACCGAGATTCAAGTAAAAAGCTTAGAACACTTTAAAGGGATCGCTATGGTTCTTGATGATAGTTCTACAGCTAGAAAAATTGTTACAGACGCCTTAGAAAAAATGGGCTTTGATGTTATCGGTGCAGTTGACGGTGAAGAGGGACTTAATAAATTAGAAGAGCTTTACAAAAACTACGGTGATAAGTTAGAAGACCATCTAAAAATTATTATCTCGGATGTTGAGATGCCGAAAATGGACGGATTCCATTTTGCCGCACAAATGAAAGACGATCAACGTTTTAATCAAATACCGATTGTATTTAATTCGTCAATCAGTGATCACTTTAGTGAAGATCGTGGTATAGAAGCTGGTGGTGAAGCTTATTTAGTTAAGTTTAAAGCCGGAGAATTTTATGAACAAGTTGCACGCATCGTGCACGCACATATGAAGTAG
- the surE gene encoding 5'/3'-nucleotidase SurE, producing the protein MEKRTTILVTNDDGYEAKGLLELAKTLKDIKNVDVIVVAPANEKSACGHSLTLVRPLRFISVEDDFYKLDDGTPTDCVYLSLSTMFEDKKPDLVISGINRGSNMGEDITYSGTAAGAMEGVLHGIPSIAISQVMDFTNPGGDFTLARKTIKTLVEKIIAGEYPLPDREFLNINIPPDLQEAEMKVTYAGYRHYENDSHVHRNPRGEEYHWLGLHPLSFSPRKGMDVMSDFEAIEQGYVSITPIMLDLSAYKSMNSLQEWING; encoded by the coding sequence ATGGAAAAAAGAACAACTATACTTGTAACAAATGATGATGGATATGAAGCAAAAGGTTTATTGGAACTGGCAAAAACTCTAAAAGATATAAAAAATGTAGATGTAATTGTAGTAGCTCCTGCAAATGAAAAATCGGCGTGCGGGCACTCGCTAACACTTGTAAGACCGTTACGTTTTATCTCTGTCGAGGATGATTTTTATAAACTTGACGACGGGACGCCTACAGATTGTGTATATCTTTCACTCAGTACGATGTTTGAAGATAAAAAGCCCGATCTTGTGATCAGCGGGATCAACCGAGGCTCAAATATGGGTGAGGATATTACATACTCTGGAACTGCCGCGGGTGCTATGGAAGGGGTGCTTCACGGGATCCCTTCAATTGCGATCTCTCAGGTGATGGACTTTACCAATCCGGGTGGAGATTTTACTTTAGCGCGAAAAACAATTAAAACTTTAGTTGAGAAGATTATAGCAGGGGAGTATCCTCTGCCGGATCGTGAATTTTTAAATATCAACATCCCGCCTGATCTGCAAGAAGCTGAGATGAAAGTAACCTATGCAGGGTACAGACACTACGAAAACGATTCCCATGTTCATAGAAATCCGCGTGGAGAAGAGTACCATTGGTTAGGTTTGCATCCGCTTTCATTTTCACCTAGAAAAGGGATGGACGTTATGAGTGACTTTGAAGCGATTGAGCAAGGGTATGTTTCAATTACACCTATAATGCTTGATCTAAGTGCTTATAAAAGTATGAATAGCTTACAAGAGTGGATCAATGGCTAG
- a CDS encoding tRNA threonylcarbamoyladenosine dehydratase, with the protein MARYTRTRLLFGNDFERLQDAKIILLGVGGVGSFCLDCLYRNGITDITIVDFDTYDETNQNRQMWSELHEHEVKVEALQEHYPEIKIIHQRIDEEWVKNFDFDEYDLVLDAIDDTKAKLALAQKCYKKLISSFGSAKRVDPTKVQVADIWKSYGDKFGSKIRYELRKRKFTKKYKVIFSSEEAQIKEKGSFMGVTATFGLTMCAEAIKMLRKK; encoded by the coding sequence ATGGCTAGATATACAAGGACAAGGCTTCTTTTTGGAAACGATTTTGAGAGACTGCAAGATGCAAAAATCATTTTACTCGGTGTCGGGGGAGTAGGGAGTTTCTGTCTGGATTGTTTGTACAGAAACGGCATTACCGATATTACTATTGTAGATTTTGACACTTATGATGAAACAAACCAAAACCGTCAAATGTGGTCGGAACTCCATGAGCATGAAGTGAAAGTGGAAGCACTTCAGGAACACTATCCGGAGATAAAAATAATTCATCAAAGAATCGATGAAGAGTGGGTGAAAAATTTTGATTTTGACGAGTACGATCTGGTTTTAGATGCGATCGATGACACAAAAGCAAAACTTGCCCTCGCGCAAAAGTGTTACAAAAAACTGATCTCCTCATTCGGAAGTGCAAAAAGGGTTGACCCTACAAAAGTACAGGTGGCGGATATCTGGAAAAGCTACGGAGACAAGTTCGGCTCAAAGATCCGTTATGAACTCCGAAAGAGAAAATTTACTAAAAAGTATAAGGTGATCTTTTCATCTGAAGAGGCACAGATCAAAGAGAAAGGTAGTTTTATGGGTGTAACTGCCACTTTCGGTCTTACAATGTGTGCTGAAGCAATTAAAATGTTAAGGAAAAAATAG
- a CDS encoding hybrid sensor histidine kinase/response regulator codes for MDEFQEILQDFLVESFELVEKLDEDLVELESNPEDLELLNGIFRVAHTVKGASSFLNFDILTHLTHHMEDVLNKARHGELVITPDIMDVILESVDLMKQLLEQIRDTSADSGIDVSACVSRLDKVSGGTGEVDTPVAETPAQEAPKEVEEVVETASDDDELDYENMSPEEVEAEIERLLNQRQEEDKKKREAKIAAGESVPSLEPDAQPDEEFAAEPKEETPPPPPPPTAPTPPKAAASSGGDSEPKAAAPARKSPAAVEQTIRVDVKRLDHLMNLIGELVLAKNRLIKINDDVEERYEGEEFLEELNQVVSIVSLVTTDLQIAVMKTRMLPVGKVFNKFPRMIRDLSRELNKKIELVISGEDTELDKSIVEEIGDPLVHIIRNSCDHGVESPADRLAKGKDETGTIMLKAYNEGNQIVIQIDDDGKGLDAEMLKAKSLEKGIITEKEAESMSDKEAFGLIFKPGFSTAAQVTNVSGRGVGMDVVKTNIEKLNGIIDIDSEIGKGTSMKLKIPLTLAIIQALLVGVQEEHYAIPLASVLETVRISTDEIYTVEGKSVMRLRDDVLSLVHIGDIFEVERILDSSEHAYVVVLGLGTSKLGLIVDTLVGQEEIVIKSLGEYLKGIDGIAGATIRGDGGVTLIVDVVALMEMAKDVKATALTEAAQAGSAANEKNSASDYTVMIVDDSKTDRAIMRKALEPMGITIVEAADGQEALNILKSGDHNFDAMLVDIEMPRMDGYSLASEIKKYNRYKNLPLIAVTSRTGKSDRMRGVESGMVEYITKPYSSDYLASVVQRNINFKSEFL; via the coding sequence ATGGATGAATTTCAAGAGATACTACAAGACTTTTTAGTCGAGTCGTTTGAACTTGTTGAAAAGTTAGATGAGGATTTGGTTGAGTTAGAATCTAATCCTGAAGATTTAGAGCTTTTAAACGGAATTTTCCGTGTAGCACACACTGTAAAAGGTGCATCTTCGTTCTTAAATTTTGACATTTTGACACATCTTACTCACCATATGGAAGATGTATTAAACAAAGCAAGACACGGTGAACTTGTCATTACTCCTGATATTATGGATGTTATTTTAGAGTCGGTTGATTTAATGAAACAACTGCTTGAACAGATCCGTGATACAAGTGCAGACAGTGGTATAGATGTTTCTGCATGTGTTTCAAGACTTGATAAAGTAAGTGGCGGTACGGGAGAAGTAGATACTCCTGTAGCTGAAACTCCTGCACAAGAAGCGCCAAAAGAGGTGGAAGAAGTTGTAGAAACAGCATCTGACGATGATGAACTTGATTATGAGAATATGTCACCAGAAGAGGTTGAGGCTGAAATTGAAAGACTATTGAATCAGCGTCAGGAAGAGGACAAGAAAAAACGTGAAGCAAAAATTGCAGCGGGTGAAAGTGTACCGTCTTTAGAGCCTGATGCACAACCGGATGAAGAGTTTGCAGCGGAACCGAAAGAGGAAACTCCTCCTCCGCCACCGCCTCCAACAGCTCCAACACCTCCAAAAGCAGCAGCTTCAAGCGGTGGAGACTCAGAACCAAAAGCGGCAGCTCCTGCGAGAAAGTCACCTGCTGCAGTTGAGCAAACTATTCGTGTAGATGTTAAAAGACTTGATCACCTAATGAACTTAATCGGTGAGCTTGTACTTGCGAAAAACAGACTTATCAAGATCAACGATGATGTAGAAGAGCGTTATGAAGGTGAAGAGTTCCTAGAGGAGCTTAACCAAGTAGTATCTATCGTATCTCTTGTAACAACTGACTTACAGATCGCTGTTATGAAAACACGTATGCTTCCTGTTGGAAAAGTGTTTAACAAGTTCCCTAGAATGATTCGTGATTTATCTCGTGAACTCAATAAAAAGATAGAGCTTGTAATTTCAGGTGAAGATACAGAGCTTGATAAATCGATCGTTGAAGAGATCGGGGATCCTTTAGTACACATTATCCGTAACTCATGTGACCATGGTGTTGAATCACCGGCAGATCGTCTTGCCAAAGGGAAAGATGAAACGGGTACGATTATGTTAAAAGCGTACAATGAAGGGAATCAGATCGTTATCCAAATTGATGATGACGGTAAAGGTCTTGATGCTGAGATGTTAAAGGCAAAATCACTTGAAAAAGGGATTATTACCGAAAAAGAAGCAGAGAGTATGAGTGATAAAGAGGCTTTCGGACTTATCTTTAAGCCGGGCTTCTCAACAGCTGCTCAAGTAACGAACGTATCTGGCCGTGGAGTTGGTATGGATGTTGTAAAAACAAACATCGAAAAACTTAACGGTATTATCGATATAGACAGTGAGATTGGAAAAGGGACTTCTATGAAGTTGAAGATCCCTTTAACACTTGCTATTATCCAAGCACTTTTAGTCGGTGTTCAAGAGGAACATTATGCGATTCCGCTTGCATCGGTTTTAGAGACGGTTAGAATTTCAACAGACGAGATCTACACTGTTGAGGGTAAAAGTGTAATGAGACTTCGTGATGATGTTTTATCACTTGTTCACATAGGCGATATTTTCGAAGTTGAGAGAATTTTAGACAGCAGTGAACATGCTTATGTTGTTGTTTTAGGTCTTGGAACAAGTAAACTTGGACTCATCGTAGATACTTTGGTTGGTCAAGAGGAGATCGTTATTAAATCTCTTGGAGAGTACCTCAAAGGTATTGACGGTATTGCAGGTGCTACTATCAGAGGTGACGGTGGGGTTACACTTATTGTTGACGTTGTAGCACTTATGGAGATGGCTAAAGATGTAAAAGCTACGGCTTTAACTGAAGCGGCTCAGGCGGGAAGTGCAGCAAATGAGAAAAACTCTGCAAGTGACTATACTGTAATGATCGTAGATGATTCAAAAACAGATAGAGCTATTATGAGAAAAGCATTAGAGCCGATGGGTATCACTATTGTAGAAGCTGCTGACGGACAAGAAGCGCTTAACATCTTAAAATCGGGTGATCATAATTTTGATGCAATGCTTGTTGATATTGAGATGCCGAGAATGGATGGTTATTCTCTTGCAAGTGAGATCAAAAAATACAACAGATATAAAAACTTACCACTTATCGCAGTAACGTCACGTACTGGTAAATCTGATCGTATGCGCGGTGTTGAGTCAGGAATGGTTGAGTACATTACAAAACCTTACTCTTCTGACTATCTTGCAAGCGTGGTACAAAGAAACATTAACTTTAAATCGGAGTTCTTATAA
- the greA gene encoding transcription elongation factor GreA, giving the protein MNNVEPMTLFGYEKLQAEVKDLKEVKRPGVVKAIEEALEHGDLKENAEYHAAKEMQKNIDNRLAELQELLGNAQIVDPSELEHAKVSFGSTVIMTNLNTDEEVTYTIVGGAESNPDMGLISFNSPLAKQLLGKEEGDDVKVRLPGGEVEFEIDEVKYQEIVFDSH; this is encoded by the coding sequence ATGAACAATGTAGAACCTATGACACTTTTCGGTTATGAAAAACTCCAAGCCGAAGTAAAAGATCTTAAAGAGGTAAAACGTCCCGGTGTTGTAAAAGCGATAGAAGAAGCGTTAGAACACGGTGATTTAAAAGAGAATGCTGAATACCATGCAGCAAAAGAGATGCAAAAAAATATTGATAACCGTTTAGCAGAGCTGCAAGAGCTTTTAGGCAATGCACAGATCGTAGACCCAAGCGAGCTTGAACATGCAAAAGTGAGTTTCGGTTCAACTGTTATCATGACAAATTTAAATACGGACGAAGAGGTGACGTATACGATTGTCGGCGGTGCTGAAAGTAACCCGGATATGGGGCTTATCTCATTTAACTCTCCACTCGCCAAGCAACTTCTCGGAAAAGAGGAGGGGGATGATGTAAAAGTTCGTCTTCCTGGCGGTGAAGTGGAATTTGAGATCGATGAAGTAAAATATCAGGAGATTGTTTTTGATTCACATTAA
- a CDS encoding thiamine biosynthesis protein ThiF, whose product MMDGFDLESALVCEGIIGDGCGGGRIFFVEDQKLQVYDPFTKESRVLLGDLKNVIRISKSGCIITIEEERKNTEFDLSTLKS is encoded by the coding sequence ATGATGGATGGTTTTGATCTAGAGTCTGCTTTAGTGTGTGAAGGGATCATCGGTGATGGCTGCGGCGGTGGCAGGATCTTTTTTGTAGAGGACCAAAAGTTGCAAGTGTACGATCCTTTTACCAAAGAGAGCAGAGTACTTTTAGGTGATCTGAAAAATGTGATCCGAATAAGTAAATCGGGCTGTATAATCACCATAGAAGAGGAGAGAAAAAACACAGAGTTTGATCTCTCAACTTTAAAAAGTTAA
- a CDS encoding TOBE domain-containing protein: MKIDGRFWLTKDDKSFLGSGRIELLEKIAQTGSINAAAKEMKMSYKAAWERINSMNELADHPIINRTIGGKGGGGTKLTDYAYELINTYKKLNELHRQFINRFSEAGDNPEHLAQILNRHFLTTSARNQLLSTITQITINKINAIISMQISGGGVLHSSITAKSADNMHLNVGNEVYAIIKSSDIEIRPDKPQEQDKLNIIEGKVESLISNDTHSEVSLQINEKYSLISLLPNEEAEKLQLNKKAYALIEYSNIIIGS; the protein is encoded by the coding sequence ATGAAAATTGACGGAAGATTCTGGTTAACAAAAGATGATAAAAGTTTTTTAGGTTCCGGGCGAATTGAACTCTTAGAAAAAATTGCACAAACAGGTTCTATTAATGCAGCTGCAAAAGAGATGAAGATGAGTTACAAAGCTGCATGGGAGCGTATAAACTCTATGAACGAACTTGCCGATCATCCGATCATCAATAGAACTATCGGCGGTAAAGGGGGCGGCGGTACAAAACTTACCGATTATGCCTATGAGCTGATCAATACCTATAAAAAACTAAATGAACTGCACCGTCAATTTATCAACAGATTCTCAGAAGCGGGTGACAATCCTGAACACTTGGCACAGATTTTAAACCGTCACTTTTTAACGACAAGTGCGAGAAATCAGCTTCTTTCAACTATTACACAAATTACTATAAATAAGATCAATGCTATTATCTCTATGCAAATCAGCGGCGGTGGAGTTTTACACTCTTCTATCACTGCAAAATCTGCGGACAATATGCATCTAAACGTTGGAAATGAAGTATATGCGATCATTAAATCAAGCGATATCGAAATCAGACCAGACAAACCTCAAGAGCAAGATAAGTTAAATATAATTGAGGGGAAAGTAGAGTCTCTTATCAGCAACGATACACACAGTGAAGTCTCTTTACAAATCAATGAAAAATACTCCCTTATCTCTTTGCTGCCTAACGAAGAAGCAGAAAAACTACAACTCAATAAAAAAGCGTATGCATTAATTGAGTACTCAAATATAATCATAGGTTCATAA
- a CDS encoding UDP-2,3-diacylglucosamine diphosphatase, whose product MSRNITIKEGAFVISDAHYSTTRPELLEFVKAIHSKELQPTQLLLMGDIFDALFGSIEHTYKDNYEMIALLKEIADEIEVIYFEGNHDFNLQAVFDNMKIYPIQKQPVLANYQDKKVYLAHGDFDGKIGYKIYTALIRNPFMLKLLKPIDNLFNHFILNFVDQHLMKKDDCKELGWFEQFIENRFKDRFECDYFIEGHFHQNKTLQVDGICYVNLAAFACNQRYFIVRSLQNNTILEEKQFSKGI is encoded by the coding sequence ATGTCCCGTAACATTACGATCAAAGAGGGTGCATTTGTTATCTCAGATGCACACTACTCCACTACACGCCCTGAGCTTTTAGAATTTGTAAAAGCTATTCATTCGAAAGAACTTCAACCTACACAACTTTTACTTATGGGTGATATTTTTGATGCTCTTTTTGGCTCAATTGAACATACATATAAAGATAACTATGAGATGATTGCTTTATTAAAAGAGATAGCTGATGAGATCGAAGTTATTTACTTTGAGGGGAATCACGATTTTAATTTGCAAGCGGTATTTGACAATATGAAAATATATCCGATTCAAAAACAGCCTGTCTTAGCAAACTACCAAGATAAAAAGGTTTATCTGGCTCACGGGGATTTTGACGGGAAGATAGGTTATAAGATCTATACAGCCTTGATTAGAAACCCTTTCATGCTGAAGTTACTAAAGCCAATTGATAATCTTTTTAATCATTTTATCCTTAACTTTGTCGATCAACATTTGATGAAAAAAGATGACTGTAAAGAGCTGGGTTGGTTTGAGCAGTTTATAGAAAATCGTTTTAAAGATCGATTTGAATGTGACTATTTTATAGAGGGGCATTTTCATCAAAATAAAACGCTTCAAGTTGACGGAATCTGTTACGTGAATTTGGCCGCTTTTGCTTGCAATCAAAGATATTTTATAGTAAGATCTTTGCAAAATAATACAATATTGGAAGAGAAACAATTTTCCAAAGGGATTTAA
- a CDS encoding ABC transporter permease, producing METSLQVELRGSELLLKFLGELTVYNLANLEKKIAKLDFSKPAQVEFNLLQLDYLDSAVALFIDQIFQKLEDKNIPYKIVLQNDTVQSTLNLVKSKRVYAKEEIISTKKTFYETLGRRGYHYYISLLSFLSFLGKVFVSFLIYLKKPHAIRYKEIFFEVNESGVKAVLIIALTSFLVGVVVAYQAAYQLKIYGGNIFIVDMLGISILRELAPLITAIVIAGRSGSAYTAQIGAMKITQEIDAMKTMGFEPFAFLVLPRIIALSVAMPLLIFVADMMGMLGGVLVASLDLKITTELFIERFHEVIAAKHFFVGVFKGPFFAFLIATIAIYRGLMVKDDTQSIGFNTTKSVVESIFAVIVCDAIFSIAFTNLGI from the coding sequence ATGGAAACTTCTTTACAAGTTGAACTTCGAGGCAGTGAGTTACTTCTAAAATTTTTAGGAGAACTTACTGTTTATAACCTAGCTAATCTTGAAAAGAAGATAGCAAAGTTAGATTTTTCAAAACCTGCACAAGTAGAGTTTAATTTACTTCAGTTAGATTACCTAGACAGTGCAGTCGCACTTTTTATCGACCAGATTTTTCAGAAACTCGAAGATAAAAATATCCCTTACAAAATAGTACTTCAAAACGATACGGTTCAATCCACTCTTAACTTGGTTAAATCAAAACGCGTATACGCAAAAGAAGAGATAATCTCTACAAAAAAAACATTTTATGAAACACTTGGAAGAAGAGGATATCACTACTATATATCCCTTTTAAGCTTTCTCAGCTTTTTAGGTAAAGTGTTCGTATCGTTCTTGATCTACTTAAAGAAACCTCATGCAATTCGCTATAAAGAGATATTTTTTGAGGTAAATGAGAGTGGTGTAAAAGCGGTGTTGATTATAGCCCTGACCAGTTTTCTTGTAGGAGTAGTAGTCGCCTATCAAGCAGCATACCAACTAAAGATATATGGTGGAAATATATTTATAGTTGATATGTTGGGAATCTCTATTTTAAGAGAACTTGCTCCTTTAATTACGGCAATAGTAATAGCAGGACGCAGTGGGTCAGCATATACTGCACAAATAGGTGCTATGAAGATAACGCAAGAGATTGATGCTATGAAGACTATGGGATTTGAGCCTTTTGCATTTTTAGTATTACCTCGAATCATAGCTTTGAGTGTTGCCATGCCGCTATTGATTTTCGTTGCAGATATGATGGGGATGCTTGGCGGTGTACTAGTTGCCAGTTTAGATCTGAAAATCACAACAGAACTTTTTATTGAGAGATTTCATGAAGTGATTGCTGCAAAACACTTTTTTGTAGGGGTTTTTAAGGGACCGTTTTTTGCCTTTTTAATAGCTACCATAGCAATCTATAGAGGTTTAATGGTAAAAGATGATACGCAGAGTATAGGATTTAACACTACTAAAAGTGTTGTAGAGTCAATCTTTGCCGTCATTGTATGTGATGCTATTTTCTCTATAGCTTTTACAAACCTGGGGATATAA
- a CDS encoding chemotaxis protein CheW, whose product MADKLKDILNKQSQQQDNVVGQLDDVVQLVGFMIGDEEYAVPILSIQEIIKPFTWTRVPQVPKYVLGVFNLRGAVIPLIDLRTKFGLPSKKHGEDTRFIVMRYGDDVAGFVIDRLTMAIRIKKENIGPAPDTINDEETIIDGVGKQEDKIITLLKVNKLLERDF is encoded by the coding sequence ATGGCTGATAAACTAAAAGATATTCTAAATAAACAGTCTCAACAACAAGATAATGTTGTTGGGCAACTTGATGATGTAGTACAGTTAGTTGGCTTTATGATAGGTGATGAAGAGTACGCGGTGCCTATATTATCGATCCAAGAGATTATTAAGCCGTTTACTTGGACGAGAGTACCGCAGGTGCCTAAGTACGTTTTAGGTGTATTTAACCTTCGTGGTGCGGTAATCCCTTTAATAGACCTGCGTACAAAGTTTGGACTTCCATCGAAAAAACACGGTGAAGATACTCGTTTTATTGTAATGCGTTACGGTGATGACGTAGCAGGATTTGTAATTGACAGATTAACAATGGCTATACGCATTAAAAAAGAGAATATCGGGCCGGCACCCGATACGATCAATGATGAAGAGACTATCATTGACGGTGTTGGAAAACAAGAAGATAAAATTATCACTCTTTTAAAAGTAAACAAGCTATTAGAGAGAGATTTTTAA
- the argC gene encoding N-acetyl-gamma-glutamyl-phosphate reductase, with product MIHINVGVIGASGYTGLELVKMLVKHPNFKLTYLANSEGGTTADELHPSLKNVCNLEVQKASVEQASIDCELVFLALPHKTAMAYVKPLIANGVKVVDLSADYRLPLYTYEAFYTEHTDVANLEHSVYGLPELFRQELKSAKLVANPGCFPTSAILGVLPFMDYRVQHTPIIIDAKTGVSGAGKKLSDTTHFVNVNDNLFAYNPLMHRHAPEIADKLGVDFEEINFVPHLVPLTRGMISSIYIQVEGDFDEQKVLEEYYKDAPHVRISNQPTTMKDVAGTNFCDIYAKRKGNILFISSAIDNLMRGASSQAVVNANIMMGLAEDAGIPDIAYVP from the coding sequence TTGATTCACATTAATGTCGGAGTGATTGGAGCAAGCGGTTATACAGGCTTAGAGCTTGTAAAAATGCTTGTAAAACATCCAAACTTTAAACTTACATACCTTGCAAATTCAGAGGGGGGAACTACTGCAGATGAACTGCATCCTTCACTCAAAAATGTGTGTAATTTGGAAGTTCAAAAAGCAAGTGTTGAACAGGCAAGTATAGATTGTGAACTTGTATTTTTGGCATTACCTCATAAAACTGCGATGGCGTATGTAAAACCCTTAATCGCAAACGGTGTAAAAGTGGTTGATCTCTCAGCTGATTATCGCTTACCTTTATACACTTATGAGGCATTTTACACTGAACATACTGATGTTGCAAACTTAGAACACAGCGTATATGGTCTGCCTGAACTTTTCCGTCAAGAGTTAAAGAGTGCAAAACTCGTTGCAAACCCTGGATGTTTTCCAACGTCGGCAATTTTGGGAGTTTTACCTTTTATGGATTACCGTGTACAACATACGCCGATCATCATTGATGCCAAAACAGGTGTGAGCGGGGCAGGGAAAAAACTGAGTGATACAACACACTTTGTAAATGTGAACGACAACCTTTTTGCATACAACCCTTTAATGCATCGTCATGCACCTGAGATTGCAGATAAACTCGGTGTTGATTTTGAAGAGATCAATTTTGTGCCCCATTTAGTACCTCTTACTCGCGGTATGATTAGTTCTATCTACATTCAAGTAGAGGGTGATTTTGATGAGCAAAAAGTGTTAGAAGAGTACTATAAAGATGCTCCTCACGTGCGTATCTCAAATCAGCCTACGACTATGAAAGATGTAGCGGGTACAAACTTCTGTGATATCTATGCAAAAAGAAAAGGGAATATCCTCTTTATCTCTTCTGCAATTGATAATTTAATGCGCGGGGCTTCAAGCCAAGCCGTAGTAAATGCAAATATTATGATGGGTCTTGCAGAAGATGCGGGGATTCCAGATATAGCGTATGTCCCGTAA